One segment of Anastrepha obliqua isolate idAnaObli1 chromosome 3, idAnaObli1_1.0, whole genome shotgun sequence DNA contains the following:
- the LOC129242282 gene encoding protein nervous wreck isoform X5, which yields MKKQQHNEVDMSKKSGNYVKFLKNLHTEQVAKLQLKNQHECDLLEDIRQFTIKRSAIEKSYSESLLKISSQYLNKKIPNIPDIKMEGMEERWNMWSVWRTVLEENEKLARARLAAIEVFQQQIADEAKVLRDYKLAISKRSLAQIVNVQKELHLSVSDVDKTKKQYFDEEHCAHDVRDKARDIEEKLKKKKGSFFQSITSLQKNSARVTSRKELLEEKSTGARNDYILSLAAANAHQNRYFTVDLQTTMTTMENYVFERVAEYLTLMGRTELLTCSATQNSFGKIRDQAQQLTREYNLQCCYLFYPVLKQHIQYDFEACDNDPVRKITIEHESASETLTKEAKNLAGRVVKENLAIREAAKKLAICVSLRDSGQRSDPNDPNGPDLDTKIEEFRDLIRRSETEKAKAEACLQCLREGGINVDEWVQEAEIMGVQELVRSASSISMRTDASGQGENPSSDSFYDSDKDDATGAQVGAAAKSKVEKELSRDKTFSDSEEEVEERVPEPIAAAPVMASSTGWDDPTEVNWGGEGEEKDESIIPEPKEAIFKCTALYSYTAQNPDELTIVENEQLEVIGEGDGDGWLRARNYRGEEGYVPHNYLDIEQDTALNGSSGNQLRSQISFSSVDYTVDNEDQTVDSMQSPDQVSVIMAPQKKKPDVLYCIALYDYDATAEDELTFEEGQIIKIITKTAHGVDDGWWEGELDGKFGNFPSLVVEECDENGEALSEGGDESPPPTAPPSFALPPAPALPPEYAHELTEDMFESQETADDDSGYIPNGGAPSMPPPVLIQEPGMEDDISDDGNSPPSLPPPALNIGSSKEGNSLNLGESDGGSVDAATAKTASSDDGKPVKQKKVEPKQLAQTAADENENHEDDTHSSDQDPDSEVKTLQEADDPFNEKGSVDAGNGFEANFEANFDANFDDAFAGGAQSANLNAEPSVDDVQAPKQVVGGRASIPEELDSNQLARLQNLKESNA from the exons GGAAATTATGTGAAATTCTTGAAGAATTTACACACAGAGCAAGTGGCCAAGTTGCAATTAAAAAACCAACATGAATGCGATCTGCTCGAGGACATTCGACAATTCACCATCAAACGGTCTGCCATCGAAAAATCCTATAGTGAGTCGCTGCTGAAAATTTCTTCGCAGTATTTGAATAAGAAAATACCGAATATACCGGACATAAAAATGGAGGGCATGGAGGAGCGGTG GAACATGTGGAGCGTTTGGCGTACGGTACTCGAAGAGAACGAAAAGCTCGCACGCGCTCGCCTCGCTGCCATCGAAGTATTCCAACAGCAAATAGCCGATGAAGCTAAGGTGTTGCGTGATTACAAATTGGCAATTTCAAAAAGATCACTCGCACAAATAGTCAACGTACAAAAGGAACTGCATCTCAGTGTTTCCGATGTGGATAAGACAAAGAAACAGTATTTCGACGAGGAGCATTGTGCCCATGATGTACGCGATAAGGCACGCGACATTGAAGAGAAACTGAAGAAGAAAAAGGGTTCATTCTTCCAATCGATAACATCGCTGCAAAAGAATAGCGCACGCGTCACGTCACGCAAAGAATTGTTGGAAGAGAAGTCGACTGGCGCACGCAATGACTACATTCTAAGTTTGGCCGCAGCGAATGCTCACCAGAATCGTTACTTTACAGTTGATCTGCAGACAACGATGACTACTATGGAGAATTATGTGTTTGAACGTGTAGCCGAGTACCTGACATTGATGGGACGAACTGAATTGCTCACCTGTTCTGCCACACAGAACTCGTTCGGCAAGATTCGTGACCAGGCACAACAATTGACGCGCGAATATAATTTGCAGTGCTGCTACCTATTCTATCCGGTACTAAAGCAACATATTCAATATGATTTCGAGGCGTGTGATAATGATCCAGTACGAAAGATCACCATCGAACACGAATCGGCATCAGAAACGCTCACGAAAGAGGCTAAAAATTTGGCAGGTCGTGTGGTGAAAGAGAACTTGGCTATACGTGAGGCAGCTAAGAAATTGGCCATTTGTGTTTCCCTACGTGATTCGGGACAACGCAGTGATCCAAACGACCCGAATGGCCCAGATTTGGATACAAAGATTGAGGAGTTTAGGGACTTGATAAGGCGCTCTGAAACGGAAAAGGCTAAGGCGGAGGCATGCCTGCAGTGTTTGCGTGAAGGTGGTATTAATGTTGACGAATGGGTACAAGAGGCCGAGATAATGGGCGTACAGGAATTGGTACGATCCGCAAGCTCTATCTCTATGCGCACAGATGCTTCGGGTCAAGGG GAAAATCCAAGTTCAGACTCATTCTATGACAGTGACAAGGATGACGCGACTGGCGCACAGGTGGGAGCTGCCGCCAAATCAAAGGTGGAGAAAGAGTTATCCCGCGACAAGACGTTTAGTGATAGCGAAGAGG AGGTTGAGGAACGTGTACCCGAACCAATTGCTGCAGCTCCAGTGATGGCTAGTTCTACTGGCTGGGATGATCCAACAGAAGTCAACTGGGGCGGCGAAGGGGAAGAAAAGGATGAATCTATTATTCCGGAGCCAAAGGAGGCTATCTTTAAATGCACAGCACTGTATAGCTACACG GCTCAAAATCCAGACGAACTAACTATTGTCGAGAACGAACAACTGGAGGTGATTGGAGAAGGTGACGGTGATGGTTGGCTGCGCGCTCGGAACTATCGCGGCGAGGAAGGCTATGTGCCGCACAATTATCTGGACATCGAACAGGATACTGCCCTTAACGGTAGCTCTGGCAATCAATTGCGTTCACAAATCTCATTCTCTTCTGTCGATTACACTGTTGACAATGAAGATCAAACAGTGGACTCGATGCAATCACCCGACCAGGTCTCCGTCATTATGGCGCCGCAGAAGAAGAAGCCTGACGTACTCTATTGCATAGCACTGTACGATTACGATGCCACCGCCGAAGATGAGCTTACCTTTGAGGAGGGTCAAATTATTAAGATCATCACAAAGACGGCACATGGGGTAGACGATGGCTGGTGGGAGGGCGAATTAGATGGTAAATTTGGTAACTTCCCATCTTTGGTGGTTGAAGAATGCGACGAGAATGGCGAGGCGTTATCGGAAGGTGGCGATGAGTCACCACCACCGACCGCGCCACCCAGTTTTGCGCTTCCACCCGCACCAGCACTACCGCCCGAATATGCACACGAATTGACTGAGGACATGTTTGAATCGCAGGAGACAGCAG aCGATGACAGCGGCTACATACCGAACGGTGGTGCACCTAGCATGCCTCCACCAG TACTCATACAAGAGCCTGGAATGGAG gACGATATAAGCGACGATGGTAATTCGCCACCATCGCTGCCGCCACCGGCTTTAAATATCGGCTCCAGCAAGGAAGGTAATTCACTAAATTTAG GAGAAAGTGATGGAGGCAGCGTAGACGCAGCAACTGCGAAAACTGCCAGCAGCGACGACGGCAAGCCAGTTAAGCAGAAAAAGGTGGAACCGAAGCAATTGGCACAAACAGCGgccgatgaaaatgaaaatcacGAAG ACGATACACATTCATCCGATCAGGATCCCGACTCCGAAGTGAAGACTTTGCAAGAGGCTGACGATCCATTCAATGAAAAGGGGAGCGTTGATGCTGGCAATGGATTTGAGGCGAATTTCGAGGCAAATTTCGACGCAAACTTTGATGATGCTTTCGCCGGTGGTGCACAGTCTGCCAATTTGAATGCCGAACCGAGCGTTGATGATGTGCAAGCACCCAAGCAGGTGGTGGGCGGACGCGCAAGCATACCCGAAGAATTGGACTCAAATCAATTGGCACGATTGCAGAATCTAAAAGAATCAAATGCTTAA